The following coding sequences lie in one Porphyromonas asaccharolytica DSM 20707 genomic window:
- a CDS encoding CinA family protein: MPTPQTTEEQLKHLIAHWLEQRETVSTCESCTGGYIASQLTSHAGSSHWFQGAIVSYQIELKERLVHVPAATIEQYGVVSREVAEAMASGVRQACRSTISIATTGVAGPAGGTVETPVGTVCVAIDTPRGIYSARLQLTGSRQEIIQQTYGEVIDRLYHLELQ, encoded by the coding sequence ATGCCCACCCCTCAGACGACAGAAGAGCAGCTAAAGCATCTCATCGCGCACTGGTTAGAGCAGCGCGAGACTGTCTCGACCTGCGAGAGCTGTACGGGTGGCTACATAGCGAGCCAGCTGACGTCACATGCGGGTAGTTCGCACTGGTTTCAAGGAGCTATCGTGAGCTATCAGATAGAACTCAAAGAGCGACTTGTCCACGTGCCAGCCGCCACTATCGAGCAGTATGGCGTCGTGAGCCGAGAAGTCGCTGAGGCGATGGCCAGCGGAGTGCGTCAGGCTTGTCGTAGCACCATCAGCATAGCGACCACAGGTGTGGCAGGCCCTGCCGGGGGAACGGTTGAGACACCCGTCGGGACTGTCTGTGTTGCTATAGACACACCTCGGGGCATCTACTCGGCACGCTTACAGCTCACAGGCTCTCGACAAGAGATCATACAGCAGACCTATGGCGAAGTGATCGATCGTCTCTACCACTTGGAGCTACAGTAA
- the tsaD gene encoding tRNA (adenosine(37)-N6)-threonylcarbamoyltransferase complex transferase subunit TsaD, translating to MTSSSSLILGIESSCDDTSAAVLRGGLLCSNVIASQEVHSKYGGVVPELASRAHLQNIVPVVQQAVARAGVTLADLDAIAYTRGPGLLGSLIVGTNFAKGLSLALQIPLVEVNHLQAHVLAHFIAKPEEPHTPPPFPYLCLLVSGGNSQIVQVNAPDDMRILGQTIDDAAGEAFDKCAKVMGLGYPGGPIVNKLANEGDAERFHFSKPQVPGLDYSFSGLKTSFLYTLRDELAKDPDFVAKNKADLCASLQKTVIDILMSKLLRASKETGIKHIAVAGGVSANTGLRDAYHAYADRYGWQVYIPPFAFTTDNAAMVAMAGSFAYERGAYGSIDAVPFAKTTI from the coding sequence ATGACATCTTCATCTTCTCTAATCTTAGGTATCGAGAGCTCGTGCGACGATACCTCGGCAGCTGTGCTACGGGGTGGACTACTCTGTAGCAATGTGATCGCAAGCCAAGAGGTACACAGCAAGTATGGAGGCGTAGTGCCCGAGCTGGCTTCACGAGCTCATCTACAAAACATCGTCCCCGTCGTACAGCAAGCGGTAGCACGTGCTGGTGTCACGCTGGCCGACCTTGATGCGATCGCCTATACACGTGGTCCGGGGCTTCTCGGGTCGCTTATCGTCGGGACCAACTTTGCCAAGGGACTGAGCTTAGCACTCCAGATCCCACTCGTCGAGGTCAATCACCTGCAGGCACACGTCCTCGCACACTTCATCGCTAAGCCTGAGGAGCCACACACGCCACCCCCATTTCCCTACCTCTGCCTACTCGTCTCGGGCGGTAACTCTCAGATCGTACAGGTCAATGCCCCTGATGATATGCGCATACTGGGTCAGACGATCGATGATGCGGCCGGCGAAGCCTTTGACAAGTGTGCCAAGGTGATGGGACTTGGCTACCCAGGGGGGCCAATCGTCAATAAGCTCGCCAATGAGGGCGACGCTGAGCGCTTTCACTTTAGCAAGCCACAGGTGCCGGGGCTAGACTACAGCTTTAGCGGGCTGAAGACTTCTTTCCTCTATACGCTAAGAGATGAGCTTGCCAAGGATCCGGACTTTGTTGCGAAAAACAAAGCGGATCTCTGCGCCTCTCTCCAAAAGACTGTCATCGATATCCTCATGAGCAAGCTACTACGCGCCAGTAAGGAGACAGGCATCAAGCACATAGCTGTGGCTGGTGGTGTCTCCGCCAATACGGGTCTGCGTGATGCTTACCATGCTTATGCCGATCGCTACGGTTGGCAGGTCTACATACCACCTTTTGCCTTTACGACAGACAATGCCGCTATGGTTGCCATGGCAGGCAGCTTTGCCTATGAGCGAGGAGCGTACGGATCGATAGATGCCGTCCCCTTTGCCAAGACGACTATCTAA
- the ybeY gene encoding rRNA maturation RNase YbeY: MQFNYYSDNDLLMPPIRRQIANRWMRRVCGEMNRTVGEINFQYTDDEGILRANRAFLQHDYYTDVITFPRESEQEGDDVIYGDILISIDTVATNAQELGVPFQQELYRVMIHGILHLLGIDDQTDSERELMHMAEDRALMQLVEMLEERNYFLEQGGAKFFKYVDKVCADYQAAN; the protein is encoded by the coding sequence ATGCAATTTAACTACTATTCGGACAACGATCTGTTGATGCCACCCATTAGGCGACAAATCGCCAATCGTTGGATGCGTCGTGTATGCGGCGAGATGAATCGTACGGTCGGGGAGATCAACTTTCAGTACACTGACGATGAGGGTATCCTGAGGGCAAATAGAGCATTTCTCCAGCATGATTACTATACGGACGTCATCACCTTCCCTAGAGAGAGTGAGCAGGAGGGCGACGATGTGATCTATGGTGACATACTCATTAGCATCGACACCGTTGCGACCAATGCACAGGAGCTGGGTGTACCGTTCCAGCAGGAGCTATACCGAGTGATGATACATGGCATCTTGCACCTCTTGGGCATAGATGATCAGACTGACTCCGAGCGGGAGCTGATGCATATGGCCGAAGACAGAGCACTCATGCAGCTGGTCGAGATGCTGGAGGAACGAAACTACTTCCTAGAGCAGGGTGGTGCGAAGTTCTTCAAATATGTCGACAAGGTATGCGCTGACTACCAGGCTGCCAACTAA
- a CDS encoding DUF6263 family protein has product MKKFILHTLLLLGVMTSVFAQEKYDLRLNLEKGQTFTYQMTLNYPMTISVMGQQMEIKQAQTINYTNKVLDVKDGNYLMETNIDRIQVSTSSMGQEMNLDTDSDAKDDATSQLRKMVNQKITQWMDAKLKPLGEPEGELVDDLVKKGILSMSMFPSFYPAEPIAPGESFAVNSPLFTGENADTQYEGVVTLVAVSDTDYTLRANGKTTTTVEGLVLEGNGINNIVLDRKTGMVKNTFGTMALKGSGNVQGAQAEVASNAITSIRLL; this is encoded by the coding sequence ATGAAGAAGTTTATTCTACACACGCTACTCCTCCTCGGTGTGATGACCTCCGTCTTCGCACAGGAGAAGTACGATCTGCGTCTGAACCTAGAGAAGGGGCAGACCTTTACCTATCAGATGACGCTCAACTATCCTATGACCATCTCTGTGATGGGTCAGCAGATGGAGATCAAGCAAGCCCAGACCATCAACTATACCAATAAGGTATTGGACGTCAAGGATGGCAACTACCTGATGGAGACCAATATCGATCGCATACAAGTCTCTACCAGCTCTATGGGACAAGAGATGAATCTGGACACAGACTCAGACGCTAAGGACGATGCAACCAGCCAGCTACGTAAGATGGTCAATCAGAAGATCACTCAGTGGATGGACGCTAAGCTTAAGCCTCTAGGTGAGCCTGAGGGAGAACTTGTGGATGACCTAGTCAAGAAGGGTATCCTCTCTATGTCGATGTTTCCTTCATTTTACCCCGCAGAGCCGATAGCACCGGGTGAGTCCTTCGCGGTCAATAGTCCTCTCTTCACAGGGGAGAATGCTGATACGCAGTATGAGGGTGTCGTCACACTGGTAGCTGTATCTGATACAGACTATACGCTTCGTGCCAATGGCAAGACGACGACAACTGTAGAGGGCTTGGTCTTAGAGGGCAATGGCATAAACAACATCGTCCTCGACCGCAAGACTGGCATGGTCAAGAACACCTTCGGCACGATGGCTCTCAAGGGTAGTGGCAACGTACAGGGTGCCCAGGCAGAGGTCGCCTCAAACGCGATCACCTCGATCCGCCTACTCTAG
- a CDS encoding bifunctional 3,4-dihydroxy-2-butanone-4-phosphate synthase/GTP cyclohydrolase II, translating to MNQDFKLNSIEEAIEDFKAGKFVIVVDDEDRENEGDFITAAELITPEKVNFMMRYGRGVLCTPISEERAAQLELNMQVHENTSLHETPFTVTVDLIGHGCTTGVSMYDRAMTIKALADPNTKPTDLARPGHVNPLRARNRGVLRRAGHTEAAIDLARLAGLQPVGALIEIINEDGTMARLPQLVEIAKQWDMKIISIEDLIAYRLKTDCIVEEGVRAKLPTEWGMFDIIPFRQKSNGLEHIALIKGDISANKPTLVRMHSSCATGDIFGSLRCECGEQLHKAMEIIEQEGAGVIVYLNQEGRGIGLMDKIKAYKLQDEGLDTVDANLHLGHKVDERDYGVGAQILRAIGVTEMRLMTNNPVKRVGLEAYGLKVVETVPLEIKPNQYNAHYLHTKKVRMGHDLHNVK from the coding sequence ATGAACCAAGACTTCAAACTAAACTCCATCGAGGAGGCTATAGAAGATTTCAAAGCGGGCAAGTTTGTCATCGTCGTCGATGACGAGGATCGTGAGAACGAAGGGGACTTCATCACGGCTGCCGAACTGATAACGCCCGAGAAGGTTAACTTTATGATGCGCTACGGGCGTGGTGTACTCTGTACGCCTATCTCTGAGGAGCGTGCAGCCCAGCTCGAACTCAATATGCAGGTGCATGAGAATACGTCGTTACATGAGACTCCCTTTACCGTGACGGTCGATCTCATCGGTCACGGCTGTACGACTGGAGTCTCGATGTATGATCGTGCTATGACGATCAAAGCACTAGCAGATCCCAATACCAAGCCTACAGATCTAGCTCGTCCTGGTCACGTCAACCCTCTGCGGGCGCGCAATCGTGGCGTGCTGCGTCGTGCGGGTCACACGGAGGCGGCTATTGATCTAGCGCGTCTCGCTGGTCTTCAGCCTGTTGGTGCGCTCATTGAGATCATCAATGAGGATGGCACGATGGCGCGTCTTCCGCAGCTTGTAGAGATCGCTAAGCAGTGGGATATGAAGATCATCTCCATTGAGGATCTCATCGCTTACCGTCTCAAGACGGACTGCATCGTCGAGGAGGGCGTGAGAGCCAAGCTGCCGACAGAGTGGGGGATGTTTGATATCATACCATTTCGCCAGAAGAGCAATGGTCTAGAGCATATTGCCCTCATCAAGGGTGACATCTCAGCCAATAAGCCTACGCTCGTTCGTATGCACAGCAGTTGCGCTACGGGAGACATCTTCGGTAGTCTGCGCTGCGAGTGCGGAGAGCAGCTGCACAAGGCTATGGAGATTATTGAGCAGGAGGGCGCAGGCGTTATCGTTTACCTCAACCAAGAGGGGCGCGGCATCGGCTTGATGGACAAGATCAAGGCGTACAAGCTTCAAGATGAGGGGCTCGACACGGTCGATGCTAATCTGCACCTTGGACACAAGGTCGACGAGCGTGACTATGGTGTCGGTGCTCAGATACTCCGTGCTATTGGTGTGACCGAGATGCGCCTGATGACCAATAATCCAGTCAAGCGCGTCGGTCTCGAGGCTTACGGACTGAAGGTCGTGGAGACTGTGCCTCTAGAGATCAAACCCAATCAGTACAATGCCCACTACCTGCATACCAAGAAGGTGCGTATGGGACATGACCTGCACAACGTCAAGTAA
- a CDS encoding LptF/LptG family permease translates to MRLRPKIMYIFMVRSFLPLLLMTLLICWFVVLMQFLWQHVDDLVGKGMDVGVLLEVIFYAGLYVLPTAVPLGVLLASLMTFGNLGERLELLAMKSAGVPLSKIMKPLVILVTCIALGLFVYLDRGVQKASVRVYQILFSARYARPELEIPKGIFFNGIDGYSIYVGDKDAATSTLYNVMIYDLSEQHTPRIILADTGRLLMDESKLYLIMSLRSGESFEQLSSQTTLIPGSQASDERPASYIKEHFTEKVIFIPFDANFEMMGDDYLKSQFVGKNLRELIVYSDSTRMAADSVGRQVGSDVLFEIHTKLSPPVSTGVSATMPNANLQAAAWLKQDQLSHRPFATVTARRLSHDELLGAESSHASPPPYTLDSLMDRATDQDKLLGYKQALEWLESLSSSVQIADTYYDDAASDYRVNAQEMHRKFTFPVACLLFFFVGAPLGAIVRKGGVGTPMVLAVLIFIIYYVIDTFGLKMINSGQIPVWAGMWLSSAVILPLGAFLTYKASRDSATLNSDAYVVFFRRIFHPNYSRQLEYKEIIMQPATSEEVLCEVRELQRQMDALLGMTYAQSRGLRLDCLPDFAKAYQQLYEQLEETVETLHNYPDKYIFAQLLSLPMLGKTFANPLWQNRLCVWICIPLLPVSLLVMLYLGIALRRNKRQLHQMPPILNHIVKQIESQTE, encoded by the coding sequence ATGCGTCTGCGACCGAAGATCATGTACATCTTTATGGTGAGGTCTTTCTTGCCTCTCCTTCTGATGACCCTGCTGATCTGCTGGTTTGTCGTCTTGATGCAGTTCCTCTGGCAGCATGTCGATGACTTGGTCGGCAAGGGAATGGATGTGGGGGTGCTGCTGGAAGTGATCTTTTACGCAGGCCTCTACGTATTGCCTACGGCTGTGCCGCTGGGAGTCTTGCTAGCATCGCTGATGACTTTCGGTAATCTCGGCGAGCGACTGGAACTACTGGCCATGAAGTCGGCTGGCGTGCCTCTGAGCAAGATCATGAAGCCGCTGGTGATCCTCGTGACCTGTATCGCTCTGGGGCTCTTCGTCTATCTAGATAGGGGGGTGCAGAAGGCTAGTGTGCGAGTTTATCAGATACTCTTCTCCGCACGCTATGCGCGTCCTGAATTGGAGATACCGAAGGGGATCTTTTTCAATGGGATCGATGGTTACAGTATCTATGTCGGGGACAAAGATGCTGCGACAAGTACCCTATACAATGTAATGATCTATGACCTCTCTGAGCAGCACACGCCTCGCATCATACTGGCCGACACGGGACGATTGCTGATGGACGAGAGCAAGCTCTATCTCATCATGTCGCTCAGGAGTGGTGAAAGCTTTGAGCAGCTCAGTAGTCAGACGACGCTGATCCCAGGCAGTCAAGCGTCGGATGAGCGACCAGCCTCCTATATTAAGGAGCACTTTACGGAGAAGGTGATCTTCATTCCCTTTGATGCAAACTTTGAGATGATGGGCGATGACTACCTCAAGTCTCAGTTCGTAGGTAAGAACCTTCGAGAGCTTATTGTCTATAGCGACAGTACCCGCATGGCAGCAGACAGTGTGGGTCGGCAGGTGGGGAGTGATGTGCTCTTTGAGATCCATACCAAGCTCTCTCCGCCTGTCTCTACGGGGGTGAGCGCGACAATGCCAAACGCTAACCTACAAGCTGCTGCTTGGTTAAAGCAGGATCAACTCTCACATCGTCCCTTTGCAACAGTAACAGCTCGTCGGTTGAGCCATGATGAGTTGCTCGGTGCTGAGTCTAGTCACGCCTCGCCACCACCCTATACGCTAGACTCGCTGATGGATAGAGCGACTGATCAGGATAAGTTGCTAGGCTACAAGCAAGCGCTAGAGTGGCTCGAGAGCCTCTCCTCGTCGGTGCAGATTGCTGACACTTACTATGACGATGCCGCCTCGGACTACCGTGTCAATGCGCAGGAGATGCATCGTAAGTTCACCTTCCCTGTGGCTTGTCTGCTCTTCTTCTTCGTTGGAGCTCCGCTGGGAGCTATCGTACGCAAGGGAGGCGTGGGTACGCCGATGGTCTTGGCGGTGCTTATCTTCATTATCTACTACGTCATCGATACCTTCGGACTCAAGATGATCAATAGTGGGCAGATCCCTGTCTGGGCGGGTATGTGGCTGTCGAGTGCCGTGATCCTACCGCTGGGAGCTTTCCTCACCTACAAGGCTTCGCGAGACTCAGCTACGCTCAATTCCGATGCCTATGTGGTCTTCTTCCGGCGCATCTTCCACCCGAACTACTCAAGACAACTGGAGTACAAGGAGATTATCATGCAGCCCGCAACCTCTGAGGAGGTGCTGTGCGAGGTTCGTGAGTTACAACGGCAGATGGACGCACTGCTCGGTATGACTTATGCCCAGAGTAGGGGGCTGAGGCTGGATTGCCTGCCCGACTTTGCCAAGGCGTACCAGCAGCTCTACGAGCAGCTAGAAGAGACTGTCGAGACGCTGCACAACTATCCTGACAAGTATATCTTTGCTCAGCTCCTGAGCCTACCTATGCTGGGCAAAACCTTTGCAAATCCTCTTTGGCAAAATAGGTTATGTGTCTGGATTTGCATACCTTTGTTACCAGTCTCTTTGTTGGTGATGCTATACCTCGGCATCGCTTTGCGGCGCAACAAGAGACAGCTGCATCAGATGCCGCCTATATTGAACCATATTGTCAAGCAGATCGAGTCACAGACAGAGTGA
- a CDS encoding transcription antitermination protein NusB, which produces MINRSIVRIRVFQQLYQSISSGRLDVALADKSLTTSLRHTYYLYYYLLDLIRALAAYQRELLEIRERRFLKSSDEVAPRNLSDMTLVKEIARCTEIQNPLDELQKRWEQDEQLLRTLYNIVEQDPSYNALPEDVSTLSMQEQCDYWSNLLKQLFRTAELNEHLAANSFYWADATAICERLEVEEMPPVEQVETTVERLKGSEDYRVIPFTNQPVVTIQDFALKTLRRGAKDGLELPGDLLPMFHSDRDRLYAHQLLSETLLHREDYDAMLTPRLDNWEQDRVALVDMILMEMAVAEALNCPDIALVVTINEYIELAKVYDNSKSASFINAVLDRLFTDLKSEGKLLK; this is translated from the coding sequence ATGATCAATCGGTCTATCGTACGCATCCGCGTCTTCCAGCAACTTTACCAGTCTATCTCTAGCGGCCGTCTAGATGTGGCACTTGCGGACAAGTCGCTTACGACCTCCCTACGTCACACCTACTACCTCTATTACTACTTATTAGATCTGATACGTGCGCTCGCAGCTTATCAGAGGGAGCTCTTAGAGATACGTGAGCGACGCTTCCTCAAGTCCTCGGACGAGGTAGCGCCTCGTAACCTCTCCGATATGACTCTCGTCAAGGAGATCGCTCGCTGTACGGAGATACAGAATCCGCTCGATGAGCTGCAGAAGCGCTGGGAGCAGGACGAGCAGTTGCTCCGCACACTTTACAATATAGTTGAGCAAGATCCCTCGTATAATGCGCTACCTGAGGATGTCTCTACACTCTCTATGCAGGAGCAGTGTGACTATTGGAGCAATCTACTCAAGCAGCTCTTTCGCACCGCAGAGCTTAATGAGCATCTTGCGGCAAACTCTTTCTACTGGGCCGATGCGACTGCTATCTGCGAGCGTCTAGAGGTCGAGGAGATGCCTCCTGTGGAGCAGGTGGAGACGACGGTAGAGCGTCTCAAGGGGTCAGAGGACTATCGTGTCATCCCCTTTACCAATCAGCCAGTGGTGACGATACAGGACTTTGCTCTGAAGACTTTGCGTCGAGGTGCTAAGGATGGCTTAGAGCTACCGGGCGACTTGCTTCCCATGTTTCACAGTGACCGTGATCGACTCTATGCGCATCAGTTGCTCTCGGAGACGCTCTTACACCGTGAGGATTATGATGCGATGCTGACGCCGCGACTAGATAACTGGGAGCAGGATCGTGTGGCGCTAGTCGATATGATCTTGATGGAGATGGCGGTGGCGGAGGCTCTCAACTGCCCTGACATAGCGCTCGTGGTGACGATCAATGAGTATATCGAACTAGCAAAAGTATACGACAACTCCAAGAGTGCCTCCTTTATCAATGCCGTCCTAGACAGACTCTTCACTGACTTGAAGAGTGAGGGCAAGCTCCTGAAGTAA
- a CDS encoding transporter, with translation MMKMCGLAVQALRSFICKSRRRLYLPLLLLLPLAGWAQSDSLVTDELPLEWLVESLPSDDLAELEEDDLLELFPQEPERQETKALLDLNRATQQELEERFPFLTSYQIYQLRRYRDERGGELQSVYDLKWVTGWDRETIARVAPYVMVRPFAGEPYAKPKAPLTGEAYVAMSYHKASEAVSDAWYDPLKLRSAISLRQKGQWQVAAQYQRHPQELAKDGTWRYFAMYEPRLAYLDKVVVGHFKVGWGAGLLAARSVWASASALPQLARPKSMLSPSLSALRERTLRGIASEGHWGAWHYSAFYSYSRLDGSIDERQGLIQSIRPNMRYDTPERRAQHALIPMQTVGAQLAYTMPRASLSLQTLYADWMGYDLAFMPGYKALESDTPLQSHWLTSLAYQWQSQSRRLELHGELATEQLEHLGFIQHLRYHTPRQRDLGLTLYYMSPRFASYYGRSESHYARLGNDMGLRLYGTTRLLKHSTLRAMLELYESLEPRYRKLERSRGLLTRLYLTTRYNNQLEQLWYGQLGRSNEEALRWRLSSTLRYSLEPLSMQLVGTIQQRRLEGQDEAQWGRSLTVVGRYRAGVRHPLSIALSGHYYHADHVRVASYAYLPTTRYAFGLYSATGQGFATALLLQWQLAPHWTLSASVRYDRNLDEGIPRWRADSYLAYRF, from the coding sequence ATGATGAAGATGTGCGGTTTGGCGGTGCAGGCATTACGATCGTTCATCTGCAAGAGTAGGAGACGGCTTTATCTACCGCTCTTGCTTCTCCTTCCGTTGGCGGGGTGGGCGCAGAGCGACTCGCTCGTGACGGACGAACTGCCACTTGAGTGGCTCGTCGAGAGCTTGCCGAGTGATGATCTCGCCGAGCTAGAGGAGGACGACTTGTTAGAGCTATTCCCACAAGAGCCAGAGAGGCAAGAGACAAAGGCGCTGCTCGACCTGAACCGTGCTACCCAGCAGGAGCTGGAGGAGCGCTTTCCCTTTCTCACAAGCTACCAGATCTATCAGCTCAGGCGCTACCGTGATGAGCGCGGAGGCGAACTGCAATCGGTCTATGACCTCAAGTGGGTCACGGGGTGGGATCGTGAGACGATAGCTCGTGTGGCACCCTATGTGATGGTGCGCCCCTTCGCTGGGGAGCCTTACGCAAAGCCCAAGGCGCCACTCACTGGCGAAGCTTACGTAGCGATGAGTTACCATAAAGCTTCCGAAGCTGTCTCTGATGCGTGGTACGATCCGCTCAAGCTGCGCTCAGCTATATCGCTCAGGCAGAAGGGACAGTGGCAGGTGGCGGCTCAGTATCAGAGACACCCACAGGAGCTAGCTAAAGATGGCACCTGGCGTTACTTCGCTATGTATGAACCTCGCCTGGCTTACCTCGATAAGGTGGTAGTCGGACACTTTAAGGTGGGGTGGGGCGCTGGTCTCCTCGCCGCTCGATCCGTCTGGGCAAGTGCTAGTGCGCTGCCACAGCTCGCTCGTCCTAAGTCGATGCTCTCGCCGTCGCTCAGTGCACTGCGTGAGCGGACCTTGCGGGGCATTGCGAGTGAGGGGCATTGGGGCGCGTGGCATTACTCTGCTTTTTACTCATACAGCCGACTCGATGGCTCGATCGATGAGCGACAAGGCTTGATCCAGTCTATCAGACCCAATATGCGCTACGACACGCCTGAGCGACGAGCCCAGCATGCGCTCATACCGATGCAGACGGTGGGGGCGCAGCTTGCTTACACGATGCCACGAGCCTCCCTATCGCTGCAGACGCTTTACGCCGACTGGATGGGATATGACTTAGCTTTTATGCCTGGTTACAAAGCTCTAGAGAGCGACACTCCGCTGCAGTCGCATTGGCTCACATCGCTTGCCTACCAGTGGCAGAGCCAGTCGCGTCGCCTAGAGCTGCATGGCGAACTAGCCACTGAGCAGCTAGAGCATCTGGGCTTCATACAGCACCTGCGCTACCACACCCCTCGGCAGCGAGACCTCGGCTTGACACTATATTATATGTCTCCACGCTTCGCCTCCTATTATGGTCGTAGCGAAAGCCACTACGCCCGCCTAGGCAACGATATGGGGCTACGCCTCTACGGCACCACGCGCCTGCTGAAGCACTCCACCCTGCGTGCTATGCTGGAGCTATACGAAAGCCTCGAACCGCGCTATCGCAAGCTAGAGCGTAGTCGTGGACTCCTGACACGTCTCTACCTCACCACCCGCTACAACAATCAGCTCGAGCAACTCTGGTACGGGCAGCTGGGACGCTCCAATGAAGAGGCTCTACGCTGGCGGCTCAGTAGTACGCTACGTTATAGCCTAGAGCCCCTCTCCATGCAGCTTGTCGGCACCATACAGCAGCGTCGCTTAGAGGGGCAAGATGAAGCGCAGTGGGGTAGGTCGCTCACGGTCGTCGGTCGCTATCGTGCGGGTGTGCGCCATCCGCTGAGCATCGCGCTCTCGGGACATTACTACCATGCCGATCACGTGCGGGTCGCGAGCTACGCTTATCTGCCCACCACTCGTTACGCTTTCGGGCTATACAGCGCCACGGGTCAAGGCTTTGCCACAGCACTACTCCTGCAGTGGCAGCTAGCGCCGCACTGGACACTCTCAGCCTCCGTACGTTACGATCGCAACCTAGATGAAGGTATACCTCGCTGGCGCGCCGACAGCTACCTCGCCTACCGCTTCTAA